The DNA region ACCAATTATAAAAACAATAGAAACGACAAATTGAAATACCACTAAACATTTTCTAAAAAAGACATTTTTCCATTTTAGTAACGTATGTCCTTGCAAAAAATCAAGCGGTTTAAAATAGGTAATAGTTAACGCTGGCAATACCCCATTAAGAAAAGTAACTAGCAATAAAGTAATCAATGACAATAGACCAAATAAAAAATAATGTTGCGAAAATTGAAAATTAATTTCAGTTATAGTATCAAAAATTGGCAAAGAAATACTTATCAAAAGTAGTGAAAGTATTAAAGCGAATACGCACATCAAAAATGATTCTATCAAAAATTGCCAAAATATTTGATTTTTAGAACTACCTATAATTTTTCGAATACTGACTTCTTTTGTTCTCACATTAATCTTCGCAACCGTAAAATTGACATAATTAATGCTTCCCATGATTAATAACACAATCGAAAGTATCCCAAATATCCAAACTGCAAGATGACTACCACGCTTAAATGCAGGATCAAATGAATCTATGTCAAAATGTAATTCATTTAAAGGCTGTAATACAACATCCGCATCAATTTTATTAAATCCATTTTGTATGGTACAAGATATGGCATTTTGAAATTTTGTAACATTCGTATTTGGAAATAACCTAACAAATGTGCGGAAATTGGAATTATTCCAATCATTCTCATAAGGATTTTGATTCCTTTTATTTTTTTGAGAAGTACTAGCAATAAGCGCTTTAAATTGAAAACTAGAATTACTAGGGTTATCCTGAACTACCGCTTTTACTTGGAATGGAACAGAATCCATCATTACAAATCGTCCCAAACTATGATTATTACCGAATAACTTCTTTGCCTCAGATGCTGTTAAGACCAAAGAATAGGGATCTGTATCCCAATTCTTTACAGAACCTTCTAATACTTTATAATTAAAAATTTTAAACCAATTGCTATCGACAATAGCAATATTGTAATCTTTAAAAGCATTACCATTTATAACTTCAACCTTTCGTGCAGTATTTAATCTTGTGACTAAGTCCACATAAGGATTATTTTGAAGTATATTTCCGACAGGGTATATTGTTAAAGGATTAAGACCTTCGAAACCTGTATATTTAACTTCCGTGAGATAAATATTATTCGCCTTATCATGGTAATTATCAAAACTTAGTTCATTTTGTACCCAAAGTAGAATGAGGATAAATGACGTAAACGAAATGGACAACCCAAAAAGGCTGACTATAGTTGTAGTAATATTTCGTTTTATATTACGAAAAGCGGCAACAAAAAAATGCTTTATCATAAGATAATTTTTAAAATTGCTATTGTATTTTATTCTGAGCGAAGACTGTTTACAGGATTGGCGACAGCAGCCTTTAAAGCATTAAATCCGATAGTACCAAAAGCGATTACCATCACAAAAAAAGCAGCACCTAAGAAAACCAACGAGCTAATATTTGTCTTGTAGGCAAAATCACTTAACCATTGCGTCATCACCCAATAAGCTAAAGGAGTAGAAATGATAACCGCAATCAGTACGAGCCTTAAAAAATCTTTACTAACCATTTTAATAATATTTCCAACACTAGCACCGAGAACTTTTCTAACACCAATCTCTTTTGTTTTGATTTGTGCTGTGTACGTTGCCAAGCCAAACAATCCTAGACAGGAAATAAAAATTGCAATACATGCAAAAATGGCGAACAATATTCCTGTCTGTTGTTGAGATTGGTAATGTGCATCAAATGTTTTATCAATAAAATTGTAAATAAACGGCGCATTGTCTCTATCAAACCTTTTGAATTGATTTTCTACAGTTTGGATGGCATTGCGCGCGTCTGCACCAGTTGTACGCACATAAAGTACATTTTTAAAGTCCCTAGACCTGATCACCAATGGAGCAATCGGTTCTTTTAAAGATTTAAAATTAAAATCTTTCACGACTCCAGCTATCTCTCCTTCCAAATTGTCATAACCTATTTTCGTACCGACATAAGGAGGTTTTAATCCCATTTTTTGGACTGCTGTTTCATTTAAAATGTACTTATACTCATCAGACGGACTTCCAGAAAAATTACTTCCATAAACTAATTTATATTTCATCGTCGGAATAAAATTTTTATCTGCATATACACGCCAAAGCATAAAGGGCGTACTATCTTTTTTACCTGCCCAAACTATATCACCAGACACATCACTCACATTTGTAATATCTTTGGTATAGGTAAATGAAGCATTTAAAATACTCTTTTGCGAAAGCAAATTATTTACGATAGCATCTGCATTTTTAGAGGCTTCATCAGGAAAGGTTACCGTAAATACATAACTTTTATCATAGCCAAGATCTTTATTTCTGATAAAAGACATTTGTTTGGACATGATGATTGTACCCACCAATAAAAGAAAAGAAACACCAAATTGGAGCGTTACGAGTACCTTCCGGAAAGTTGCTTTATTTAATCCCAAAACTCTTTTTTCCCTTAATAAACTTAGCGGCTTGAACGATGACAATATCAAGGCAGGATAAATACTTGATATTAAGAAAGTAACTAAAATAGCAAAGAAAAGAATCTCGACAGTAGAGAAATCAAGTAAAGAAAATGATAATTGTTCCCCTGTAACCTTATCATATAAAGGTTTGAGTAAAATAATTAAAACTATAGAAATAGTAATTGCAAATAAAAATGTCAAAAGAGTTTCTATGACAAACTGCAAAAACAATTGCCCTTTCTTTGCACCGACTATTTTTCGGATACTGACATTTTTCACCTGTGTCATGGATCGTGCAGTCGATAGATTAATGTAATTGATACCAGCTATAATCAAAATAAATATAGCGACAAGCCCCATAATCTTGACCATTTGTAAAGCTGTCGTATTTCCATCTATTCGAATAAGATGTTCATCTTTCAGACTTTGTAATTGGAATTTTGTTGGACTTTGTTCATTTTTAGCATTTTTAAATAATTGATGAAACTGTAAAGTCAATTTATCAGCAACTATAGAAGGACTTACTCCAGACTGAAGTAAAAGAAAGGTTCTAAAGCTATAATCATCTACATCATCATCAATAGTATTCCACTGATTATTTCCCCCTCTATCCGTAAATCTTTTTGCATAATAAAATAATGAAAATATAGCATCATACTTTAGTGAAGAATTACTAGGAAAATCTTTTATAATAGCACTTACTGTAAAATTTTGTTTATCAAATAGCAATGTTTTCCCAAGCGCATCCACCGAACCAAAAAGTTTCTTTGCCGTTGATTGCGTAATAACAACAGAATTAATATTTGACAATACTGCATGAGAATTTCCTTCTAATATTTCATAATCGAAAACATGAAAGAAATTGGTATCGGCATATACAATTTTATTATTATCAAAAACTTTAGTCCCTGTACTATTAGACAATAAAGAATTATCCTTATCCTCCTGCTCTGCCAATCTCACATAGGACAATACCTCGGGAATATTCTTTGAAAGAATGGATACAGGTGCAGGCGCACCTTGCCACGGAAAAGAGGTATTTCCGGTATAGATATGCGCATTTATTTCATAAATATTTTCATATTTTTTATTAAATCGATCGTAGCTCAATTGATTCTGTACCCAAAGTAACAACATAATGCTAGTTGCAATACCTACTGCTAATCCTACTATATTGAGAATGCTGTAAAATTTATTAGCTTTCAAACTGCGCCATGCGGTTCTTAAATAATGTATAAACATAATAATCATTTATTTATCAAGGAAATATTTATTCTGACCTCAAACTTTTAACAGGATTGGCAACAGCGGCTTTGATACCATAATAGCTCACAGAAACAATCGTTATCACTATAGTCAATATGCCACAACATCCAAAAATCCACCAAGTCAAACCAATCTTATATTCATATTGCATCAGCCATCTGCTCATAAAACCATACCCTAATGGAATTGATATCAAACTAGCAATCATAACTAACAAGAAAAACTCCTTCGAAAGCATTATCCAAATGTCCAATATCGTAGCACCCAAAACCTTACGTACCCCGATTTCCTTAGTTTTCTGTTC from Rhizosphaericola mali includes:
- a CDS encoding ABC transporter permease, yielding MIKHFFVAAFRNIKRNITTTIVSLFGLSISFTSFILILLWVQNELSFDNYHDKANNIYLTEVKYTGFEGLNPLTIYPVGNILQNNPYVDLVTRLNTARKVEVINGNAFKDYNIAIVDSNWFKIFNYKVLEGSVKNWDTDPYSLVLTASEAKKLFGNNHSLGRFVMMDSVPFQVKAVVQDNPSNSSFQFKALIASTSQKNKRNQNPYENDWNNSNFRTFVRLFPNTNVTKFQNAISCTIQNGFNKIDADVVLQPLNELHFDIDSFDPAFKRGSHLAVWIFGILSIVLLIMGSINYVNFTVAKINVRTKEVSIRKIIGSSKNQIFWQFLIESFLMCVFALILSLLLISISLPIFDTITEINFQFSQHYFLFGLLSLITLLLVTFLNGVLPALTITYFKPLDFLQGHTLLKWKNVFFRKCLVVFQFVVSIVFIIGTIVIFKQMKLAQNTTTQYNRSQVVTFSLPYSVVRKMNYNSKQIIDFCQYFKNQLLKDNSIDKVALLNTAPEGSMNSSGVQGYYWQGKDTSLKFPITRLYVSSEAKDIFNFQIVAGRWFQDGDRDKGNFVLNETAVKQMAIVNPIGSLFAKSQGDTGHIIGVIKDYAFKSLHDKIGAMAICNSDDDGRTDFYVKIFPGKVSQAMDRINSIFKKSIPGEPLDYLFMNQSFQMLYKNDIKISNLMLLFSCAVILIAFMGLFGMIVFIAEQRVKEIGIRKVFGASALRIISLLSYAFLSLIIVSMFIAFPIAWWLSSKWLDFFAYKIDLNWEIFAFVGLILIFVSSIIMSFQVYRSATANPVNSLRSE
- a CDS encoding ABC transporter permease; translation: MFIHYLRTAWRSLKANKFYSILNIVGLAVGIATSIMLLLWVQNQLSYDRFNKKYENIYEINAHIYTGNTSFPWQGAPAPVSILSKNIPEVLSYVRLAEQEDKDNSLLSNSTGTKVFDNNKIVYADTNFFHVFDYEILEGNSHAVLSNINSVVITQSTAKKLFGSVDALGKTLLFDKQNFTVSAIIKDFPSNSSLKYDAIFSLFYYAKRFTDRGGNNQWNTIDDDVDDYSFRTFLLLQSGVSPSIVADKLTLQFHQLFKNAKNEQSPTKFQLQSLKDEHLIRIDGNTTALQMVKIMGLVAIFILIIAGINYINLSTARSMTQVKNVSIRKIVGAKKGQLFLQFVIETLLTFLFAITISIVLIILLKPLYDKVTGEQLSFSLLDFSTVEILFFAILVTFLISSIYPALILSSFKPLSLLREKRVLGLNKATFRKVLVTLQFGVSFLLLVGTIIMSKQMSFIRNKDLGYDKSYVFTVTFPDEASKNADAIVNNLLSQKSILNASFTYTKDITNVSDVSGDIVWAGKKDSTPFMLWRVYADKNFIPTMKYKLVYGSNFSGSPSDEYKYILNETAVQKMGLKPPYVGTKIGYDNLEGEIAGVVKDFNFKSLKEPIAPLVIRSRDFKNVLYVRTTGADARNAIQTVENQFKRFDRDNAPFIYNFIDKTFDAHYQSQQQTGILFAIFACIAIFISCLGLFGLATYTAQIKTKEIGVRKVLGASVGNIIKMVSKDFLRLVLIAVIISTPLAYWVMTQWLSDFAYKTNISSLVFLGAAFFVMVIAFGTIGFNALKAAVANPVNSLRSE